TGTAGCCCACCGACTTCACCGTGCCGCGCACGATGGCGGGAAAGTCCACATAGGCCTTGGTGGTGATCTCGCCGGCGATGAAAGCCAGGCCGGTGGTCAAAAGCGTCTCGCAGGCCACGCGGCTGTGCGGGTCCTCGGCCAAGCAAGCGTCCACGATGGCGTCGGAGATCTGGTCAGCGATCTTGTCCGGGTGACCTTCGGTCACCGACTCGGAGGTAAACAAAAAGCGGTCTTTGATAGCCAAAGGTCAACTCCTCGGGATTGCGATTTCGGAAGCTGCGGACCGGCCGGAACACTGGCCTCGCAGCAGCCCTGCAAACTGTTGGTTCTAAGATAACAAAGACGCCGGGAAACGCCAACCGTTTCCGCTCCGGCGGTCGAATCCCGCCGTCTGCGGTAGCTAGCGCGCAGCGAACGGTGGCGCAAGCAGCCTGAGCGGTGGCTCAGTCCTTTCCCTTGAACTTCTTCCAGGCGCGATACACCCAATAACGAACGTCGTTCCGGGCGATCTGGTACCAGCTCTGGTGCACCAGCTTCCCCTCATCCGAGGTCAGCCGGTCGCCCTCGTGGTAGACGACGCCGTAGAGGCGGGCGTCTCCATGGATGACGATATCGATGCCCTTCTGGTTGAACAGCGGAGTGGGCTAAAACCTGCCGGTAATGGGATTCCGTTCGAATGTGACCGCGCCCGTGGCACTCACGTTGACGCTTCCCCCGCCTGCGTCGGTGAGGATCCACCGATTGGCATCGTCGCTGGCAAAGATGACGCCGGTTGCGATCCCCAGCAGCACAACGGCCGCGCCGAGGGCGTACAGAACCTTCTTTTTCATGGCCACCGCCTTCTTGCTGTGCCTGGAATCGTCGCAGGATTTCCGGCCATGGGAGAACTTTTGTTCGGCGGCGTCACAAGACCAAGTGAGGTGCTGTGCTTACTTCTGCTCGCGGCGCAGGTGCAGGTAGCCGCGGATGAACGGCTCCAGGCCGCCGTCCAGCACCCGGTCCACGTCGCCGACCTCGATCTTGGTGCGGTGGTCCTTGATCATGCGGTAGGGATGCAGCACGTAGGAGCGGATCTGCGAGCCGAAGTCGATATCGAGCTTGGAGTCCTCGATCTTCTTGGTGGCCGCGCGCTTTTTCTCCAGCTCCAGCTCGTAGAGCCTCGAGCGCAAGATCTTCATGGCCACGTCGCGATTCTTGTGCTGAGAACGCTCGTTCTGGCAGCTCACCACGGTCCCCGTGGGCAGATGCGTGATGCGCACCGCCGAGTCGGTGACGTTCACGTGCTGTCCGCCCGCACCCGAGGAGCGGTAGGTGTCGATGCGCAGATCTTCCACCTTGATGATGACCTCGATGGATTCGTCGATCTCCGGTGAGACGTAGACGCTGGCGAACGAGGTGTGCCGTCGCTTGGCCTGGTCGAAGGGCGAGATGCGCACCAGCCGGTGCACGCCGATCTCGCTGGTCAGCAGGCCATAGGCGTACTCGCCGGTGATCGAGAAGGTGGCGGACTTGAGCCCCGCCTCCTCGCCCGCCTGGTAGTCGTTGAGCGCGGTCTCAAAGCCCTGGCGCTCCGCCCAGCGCAGGTACATGCGCAGCAGCATCTCCGCCCAGTCCTGGGATTCGGTGCCCCCGGCGCCGGGGTGGATGGTGACGATGGCGTTGCGCGCGTCGTGCTCGCCGGAGAGCAGCGTCTGGGTCTCGAGCTTCTCCACCAGTTCGCGCAGGGTGCCGATCTCCCGCTTCAGGTCTGCTTCGACGCTCTCGCCCTCGCGCGCCAGCTCGAAGTAGGCGGCCAGGTCCGCAGTGCGGCGCTCCAGGTCCGCCTCGGTGGCCAGCGCCGTCTCCAGGCGCTTGCGCTCCCGCATCACCCGCTGCGATTCGCTGGGATTCGACCAGAAGTTCGGGTCGGAGGTCATCTTCTCGATCTCGGCTAGCTGTTTTTGGAGCTTGGGCGGGTCAAAGATACTCCCGCAGGTCTCGGACCTTTTCTTTGACGGCGGCGTATTCGCGTTCGAGTTCTTCCACCATGGCTTATCGCTTACTGTTCACGTGGGCGGCCGCCAGCGCCACCAGCGCGATTATCGCACAGCCAAAAGCGAACCAGTCGCCGTGTCGTGTGTAGAAAGTGGTTTCCCCGATGTAGGCGTACGGAACGTCGAACGCGACGCGCACGTTGCGCGGCGCCTGCATCACCACCCGCCCGTGGGGGTCGATGACGGCGGTGATGCCGCTGTTGGTCGCGCGCAGTACCCAACGATGGTTCTCGATGGCCCGCATGCGCGCCATGTTCAGGTGCTGCCCCGGCGCGCCCGTCTCCCCGAACCAGCCGTCGTTCGAGATGTTGACGAAGACCTGCGCGCCCCGGTCCGCGAACTCGCGCACCTCATCCGGGAAGATGGATTCGAAGCAGATGAACACTCCAGCCTTCCCCTCCCCCAGGTCGAAGACGGTGCGCTCGCTGCCAGGGACGAAGTCACCCACCTCGCGCGTCAGCTTTTCAGCAAAGAACAGGAGCGAGGAGAACGGCACGTACTCGCCGAAGGGCACCAGGTGGATTTTGTCATAGCGCGCCCGCCACTGGCCCGAAGGTTCCACCAGGGCCGCCGAATTGAGCAGCGCCGTGGAATTCCCCCGGGGAACCGGCGTCAGGCTGCCCGCCACCACGTAGGCGTGCCGCTCGGCCGCCAGCGCGCTCACCGTCTGCTGGAATCGCGGGTCGTTGACGTAGAAGGGCGCCGGCGACTCCGGCCACACGATGAGCGAGGGCTCCACTGCTCCACTTGCCGGCGGAGCCGCGCTCAACCGCTCCAGGTCCACCAGCGTGTGTTCGAAGTACTCCACCGTCCAGCCGGACGAGTCGAGGATGGGGATGTTCTGCTGCACCAGCCGCGCGGTATGTGTTGTCGGATCAGCGGGCGGCTGCGTTAGCACGCCCAGCTGCAGCGCTCCCGCCGCCAGCAGCGAGGCCGCAAGCATGGTCCAGCGGCGCCCG
The window above is part of the Terriglobales bacterium genome. Proteins encoded here:
- the prfB gene encoding peptide chain release factor 2 (programmed frameshift), whose amino-acid sequence is MVEELEREYAAVKEKVRDLREYLDPPKLQKQLAEIEKMTSDPNFWSNPSESQRVMRERKRLETALATEADLERRTADLAAYFELAREGESVEADLKREIGTLRELVEKLETQTLLSGEHDARNAIVTIHPGAGGTESQDWAEMLLRMYLRWAERQGFETALNDYQAGEEAGLKSATFSITGEYAYGLLTSEIGVHRLVRISPFDQAKRRHTSFASVYVSPEIDESIEVIIKVEDLRIDTYRSSGAGGQHVNVTDSAVRITHLPTGTVVSCQNERSQHKNRDVAMKILRSRLYELELEKKRAATKKIEDSKLDIDFGSQIRSYVLHPYRMIKDHRTKIEVGDVDRVLDGGLEPFIRGYLHLRREQK
- the lnt gene encoding apolipoprotein N-acyltransferase; protein product: MRGIPRSAWLLAALSGVLQALIFPSPSVSWLSWVALVPLLVALVRTNGQGSAPSPKAGFALGYLSGVVWYAGSCYWVYHVMHAYGGLSAPVAAALLVLFCLYLGLWHGLFGIMLALLARSRAFSGGRALAVAPFLWVAMELARVRISGSPWDLLGTAQVANIPLTQIATVTGVYGVSLAIVVVNSAFAAALLLPRGRRWTMLAASLLAAGALQLGVLTQPPADPTTHTARLVQQNIPILDSSGWTVEYFEHTLVDLERLSAAPPASGAVEPSLIVWPESPAPFYVNDPRFQQTVSALAAERHAYVVAGSLTPVPRGNSTALLNSAALVEPSGQWRARYDKIHLVPFGEYVPFSSLLFFAEKLTREVGDFVPGSERTVFDLGEGKAGVFICFESIFPDEVREFADRGAQVFVNISNDGWFGETGAPGQHLNMARMRAIENHRWVLRATNSGITAVIDPHGRVVMQAPRNVRVAFDVPYAYIGETTFYTRHGDWFAFGCAIIALVALAAAHVNSKR
- a CDS encoding S-adenosylmethionine synthetase N-terminal domain-containing protein — encoded protein: MKDRFLFTSESVTEGHPDKIADQISDAIVDACLAEDPHSRVACETLLTTGLAFIAGEITTKAYVDFPAIVRGTVKSVGY